A single genomic interval of Argopecten irradians isolate NY chromosome 8, Ai_NY, whole genome shotgun sequence harbors:
- the LOC138330003 gene encoding nuclear ubiquitous casein and cyclin-dependent kinase substrate 1-like, whose product MSERRSGRSSKKVNYAAFNTAEDDDFDEDFKDITPPPTKKSKTSSKENVLIKQAVKNNETDKKKRKVPTDRNFDRELQLALEISMHESQGSQESCESLEEKDTTSNKESFSITASVEALEGQNKAIPTVLQPSKTGQDLDDNIEVISCISDDESKKRCKTTNKKAIVESDSEDSFDLNESEDESDEDYDDNDSDFEGFMKKKKTNKTNGKSPGKTKKQATPKSKSTAKPKSKGGTAPAVPRNKVTAVRKSVSQTISSPVGQHTPPGSASSKKTSIGSNSFRSPGPALGGSVTKSPGSTLGGAVSKSPGSSLGGAVSKSPGVSLGVKRTSASISGAVIKSPVLSLGGISIKSPVSGLRLGLSRHQNVKPLHSGLKVQH is encoded by the exons ATGTCAGAAAGGCGATCTGGAAG GTCTTCTAAGAAAGTCAACTATGCTGCATTTAATACTGCAGAAGACGATGATTTTGATG AAGACTTCAAAGACATCACACCACCACCAACAAAGAAATCCAAAACATCCAGCAAAGAAAATGTATTGATAAAGCAGGCtgtgaaaaataatgaaacgGACAAAAAGAAAAG AAAAGTTCCTACGGATAGAAACTTTGATAGAGAGCTTCAGTTGGCCCTGGAGATCTCCATGCACGAGTCTCAGGGCTCCCAGGAGTCTTGTGAATCATTAGAAGAGAAGGATACCACATCCAATAAAGAATCTTTCAGCATCACAGCTAGTGTAGAGGCATTGGAGGGACAGAACAAAGCCATACCCACTGTActacagccttccaaaacag GTCAAGACTTGGATGACAACATTGAAGTGATAAGCTGCATTTCTGATGATGAATCAAAGAAAAGGTGTAAGACAACCAACAAGAAAGCGATTGTGGAGAGTGATAGTG AGGATTCATTTGACCTAAATGAATCTGAGGATGAAAGTGATGAAGATTATGATGACAATGACAGTGATTTTGAAGGATtcatgaaaaagaaaaagacaaataAGACAAATGGAAAGAGTCCGgggaaaacaaaaaaacaagcaACTCCAAAATCTAAATCTACAGCAAAACCCAAAAGTAAAG GAGGTACTGCCCCTGCTGTGCCCAGGAATAAAGTGACAGCTGTAAGGAAGAGTGTTAGTCAGACAATTTCTAGCCCTGTCGGTCAGCATACACCACCGGGTAG TGCAAGCAGCAAGAAAACATCCATAGGAAGCAATAGTTTTAGATCTCCAGGCCCAGCACTAGGTGGATCTGTTACAAAGTCTCCAGGATCAACACTAGGTGGCGCTGTCTCAAAATCTCCGGGTTCATCACTAGGTGGCGCTGTTTCAAAGTCTCCAGGTGTTTCATTAGGTGTTAAAAGGACGTCGGCCTCAATTAGTGGCGCTGTTATAAAATCTCCAGTTTTATCACTAGGTGGCATTAGTATCAAATCTCCTGTATCAGGACTTCGTCTTGGACTGTCACGACATCAGAATGTAAAACCACTCCATTCCGGGTTGAAAGTTCAACATTGA